A window of Triplophysa dalaica isolate WHDGS20190420 chromosome 7, ASM1584641v1, whole genome shotgun sequence contains these coding sequences:
- the zgc:193811 gene encoding uncharacterized protein zgc:193811 isoform X1, whose product MERKLGRTSTNIGHVYIPPLPFYMNTCKLCSKISDLNAIFNLLSLLQNAPLPPVHRRHNRVPSAHFHLTSHTEHDRKPLTGPLYNEIHSKAPPHWTTHFLNELAHRLRDCVAVRVVSKPVSEMQDSYTGQPAALEPLAEHYKMMQALYRQLNMTQSRVQDPVCSTTKADFKHFNRSDLTPHSVMEAATFNGTLTKSGAHSRLPAHKAPSTLSCQPRLPCPPLPLPHRGKSSLYMDSFTVPVHSPLPISAQNVLKQQDGGRGLLLDILGVPKMYSTENQICGKNKMSMV is encoded by the exons ATGGAACGAAAGCTCGGACGCACCAGCACAAACATTGGACACGTATATATTCCTCCTCTGCCGttttatatgaacacatgtaAG CTCTGCAGCAAAATAAGTGATCTCAACGCTATTTTCAACCTCTTGTCACTGCTCCAGAATGCTCCTCTTCCGCCTGTCCACCGCCGTCACAACAGAGTGCCTTCTGCTCACTTTCATCTCACCTCACACACTGAACATGACAGAAAGCCACTGACTGGACCACTTTACAACGAGATCCATTCTAAAGCCCCTCCACACTGGACCACACACTTCCTCAATGAACTCGCTCACAgg CTCAGAGATTGTGTGGCAGTGAGGGTTGTCTCTAAACCCGTAAGTGAAATGCAGGACAGCTACACTGGTCAGCCAGCTGCGCTCGAACCTCTGGCTGAGCACTATAAAATGATGCAG GCACTATACAGACAGCTGAATATGACCCAGTCCCGTGTGCAAGATCCTGTCTGTAGCACAACCAAAGCCGACTTTAAGCACTTCAACAG GTCAGATTTGACACCTCATTCTGTAATGGAGGCTGCTACCTTTAATGGAACCCTTACCAAGAGTGGAGCCCACAGCCGACTTCCTGCTCATAAAGCTCCATCCACTTTATCATGTCAACCTCGACTCCCTTGCCCACCTCTGCCTTTGCCTCACAGGGGTAAAAGTAGTCTGTATATGGATAGCTTTACTGTCCCTGTGCATTCACCTTTGCCTATATCTGCACAAAATGTGCTGAAACAGCAAGATGGTGGTAGAGGTCTGTTACTGGACATTCTAGGTGTCCCCAAAATGTATAGCACAGAGAATCAGATATGTGGGAAGAACAAAATGTCTATGGTGTAA
- the zgc:193811 gene encoding uncharacterized protein zgc:193811 isoform X2, with product MERKLGRTSTNIGHVYIPPLPFYMNTCKNAPLPPVHRRHNRVPSAHFHLTSHTEHDRKPLTGPLYNEIHSKAPPHWTTHFLNELAHRLRDCVAVRVVSKPVSEMQDSYTGQPAALEPLAEHYKMMQALYRQLNMTQSRVQDPVCSTTKADFKHFNRSDLTPHSVMEAATFNGTLTKSGAHSRLPAHKAPSTLSCQPRLPCPPLPLPHRGKSSLYMDSFTVPVHSPLPISAQNVLKQQDGGRGLLLDILGVPKMYSTENQICGKNKMSMV from the exons ATGGAACGAAAGCTCGGACGCACCAGCACAAACATTGGACACGTATATATTCCTCCTCTGCCGttttatatgaacacatgtaAG AATGCTCCTCTTCCGCCTGTCCACCGCCGTCACAACAGAGTGCCTTCTGCTCACTTTCATCTCACCTCACACACTGAACATGACAGAAAGCCACTGACTGGACCACTTTACAACGAGATCCATTCTAAAGCCCCTCCACACTGGACCACACACTTCCTCAATGAACTCGCTCACAgg CTCAGAGATTGTGTGGCAGTGAGGGTTGTCTCTAAACCCGTAAGTGAAATGCAGGACAGCTACACTGGTCAGCCAGCTGCGCTCGAACCTCTGGCTGAGCACTATAAAATGATGCAG GCACTATACAGACAGCTGAATATGACCCAGTCCCGTGTGCAAGATCCTGTCTGTAGCACAACCAAAGCCGACTTTAAGCACTTCAACAG GTCAGATTTGACACCTCATTCTGTAATGGAGGCTGCTACCTTTAATGGAACCCTTACCAAGAGTGGAGCCCACAGCCGACTTCCTGCTCATAAAGCTCCATCCACTTTATCATGTCAACCTCGACTCCCTTGCCCACCTCTGCCTTTGCCTCACAGGGGTAAAAGTAGTCTGTATATGGATAGCTTTACTGTCCCTGTGCATTCACCTTTGCCTATATCTGCACAAAATGTGCTGAAACAGCAAGATGGTGGTAGAGGTCTGTTACTGGACATTCTAGGTGTCCCCAAAATGTATAGCACAGAGAATCAGATATGTGGGAAGAACAAAATGTCTATGGTGTAA